The following are from one region of the Methanomassiliicoccales archaeon LGM-DZ1 genome:
- a CDS encoding DUF2958 domain-containing protein, which produces MQLMTAEIEKALKKNPLYSQDGKGGDSKIVVKYFGGSAATWLITEGEPEPGGDWLLYGFVTLGLPDEFAPGKLLWEWGYVRLSELQSLRFPPFGLGVERDILVEPGKYKVKDEVFMCRQYGRD; this is translated from the coding sequence ATGCAGCTGATGACCGCAGAGATCGAGAAAGCACTGAAGAAGAACCCGCTCTACTCACAGGACGGGAAGGGCGGGGATTCCAAGATCGTGGTGAAATACTTCGGAGGTTCCGCCGCCACATGGCTCATCACCGAAGGGGAACCAGAACCAGGTGGAGATTGGCTCCTCTACGGATTCGTCACCCTCGGTCTCCCCGATGAATTCGCCCCCGGCAAACTGCTCTGGGAGTGGGGTTACGTAAGACTCAGCGAACTCCAGTCCCTCAGGTTCCCGCCCTTCGGTCTGGGAGTGGAGAGGGACATCCTCGTGGAGCCCGGGAAGTACAAGGTCAAGGACGAGGTGTTCATGTGCCGCCAGTACGGGAGGGATTGA